The Corallococcus exiguus genome includes a window with the following:
- a CDS encoding acyl-CoA dehydrogenase family protein, with product MLDAPSRPSARELLSLSSLAPLVPMLYVAWTDGELTGDELRALGSAARAQPWLDLKSSSVLALWVDPLRPPPPRELALVREHIRATAEKLATSQQQNLAELGVQLAQALAGEAPLSIPPAELAKALASIEATLGVDGKEAVRSLVPRASRVPHAEPRSHTSSFDPTAMTAVLDRTYANVRRQVRGWLEDADFRYKEGLGTTAYRDQVFDWLKHLANDGLGQLAFPKGREGGGDLGAFIAAFETMAFFDLSLVIKAGVHFGLFGSSILFLGTKRHHQQYLPRVASLELPGCFAMSELGHGSNVRDCETVARYDAATSEFVIHTPSETARKEWIGNAARHARIATVFAQLEVDGERLGVHALLVPLRDEHGKVLPNIRIEDCGEKMGLNGVDNGRLWFDHVRVPRDNLLDRYGQVTEAGEYTSSITGDSKRFFTMLGALVAGRVSVACASLSATKSALTIAVRYGDLRRQFGPQGAPEVRLLDHQVHQLRLLPLVAKAYAVDFALEYLVDRYVHRTEDDAREIEALAAGLKAYASWNATATIQECREACGGQGYLTANRFASLKADTDVFTTFEGDNTVLMQLVAKGLLTGYRQRFEDDRVFAVLRLIVDQAATVFTDRNPIAGRRTDTDHLRDSDFQLRALRFREEALLASVSKRIRKRLTAGVEAFEAFNQVQAHLLALAHASVERIVLEQFLRGVADVKDEALKPVLGRMADLFGLSCLESASGWFLEHGWLTAPKAQAIRKERVKLCEELRPDAVGLVDAFGIPDTCLAAPIGLGRLAPGGERFDDTAADSARAGPADSRAS from the coding sequence ATGCTCGACGCCCCATCTCGCCCCTCCGCCCGGGAGCTGCTGTCCCTGTCCAGCCTCGCCCCGCTGGTCCCCATGCTGTACGTCGCCTGGACGGACGGCGAGCTGACGGGCGACGAACTCCGCGCCCTGGGCTCCGCCGCCCGCGCCCAGCCCTGGTTGGACCTCAAGTCCAGCTCCGTCCTGGCCCTCTGGGTGGATCCGCTGCGTCCGCCCCCGCCCCGCGAGCTGGCCCTCGTGCGTGAACACATCCGCGCCACCGCGGAGAAGCTGGCCACCAGCCAGCAGCAGAACCTGGCGGAGCTGGGCGTGCAGCTGGCCCAGGCGCTCGCGGGTGAAGCGCCCCTGAGCATCCCGCCCGCCGAGCTGGCCAAGGCCCTGGCCTCCATCGAGGCCACCCTGGGCGTGGACGGCAAGGAGGCGGTGCGCTCGCTGGTGCCCAGGGCGTCGCGCGTTCCGCACGCGGAGCCCCGCTCGCACACGTCGTCCTTCGACCCGACCGCGATGACGGCCGTGCTGGATCGCACCTACGCGAACGTGCGCCGGCAGGTGCGCGGTTGGCTGGAGGACGCGGACTTCCGCTACAAGGAAGGGCTCGGCACCACCGCCTACCGCGACCAGGTCTTCGACTGGCTCAAGCACCTGGCCAATGACGGCCTGGGACAGCTCGCCTTCCCCAAGGGCCGCGAGGGCGGCGGCGACCTGGGCGCGTTCATCGCCGCGTTCGAGACGATGGCCTTCTTCGACCTGAGCCTCGTCATCAAGGCGGGTGTGCACTTCGGCCTGTTCGGCTCCAGCATCCTGTTCCTGGGCACCAAGCGACACCACCAGCAGTACCTGCCCCGGGTCGCCTCGCTGGAGCTGCCCGGCTGCTTCGCGATGAGCGAGCTGGGCCACGGCTCCAACGTGCGCGACTGCGAGACGGTGGCCCGCTACGACGCGGCCACGAGCGAGTTCGTCATCCACACGCCGTCGGAGACCGCGCGCAAGGAGTGGATTGGCAACGCCGCCCGCCACGCGCGCATCGCCACCGTGTTCGCGCAGCTGGAGGTGGATGGCGAACGGCTGGGCGTGCACGCGCTGCTCGTCCCGCTGCGCGATGAACACGGCAAGGTGCTGCCGAACATCCGCATCGAGGACTGCGGCGAGAAGATGGGCCTCAACGGCGTGGACAACGGCCGGCTGTGGTTCGACCACGTGCGCGTGCCGCGCGACAACCTGCTCGACCGCTACGGACAGGTGACGGAGGCCGGAGAGTACACCTCCTCCATCACCGGCGACTCCAAGCGCTTCTTCACCATGCTGGGCGCGCTGGTGGCGGGCCGCGTGAGCGTGGCGTGCGCGTCGTTGAGCGCGACCAAGAGCGCGCTGACCATCGCCGTGCGCTACGGCGACCTGCGCCGCCAGTTCGGCCCCCAGGGCGCTCCTGAAGTCCGCCTGCTGGACCACCAGGTGCACCAGCTGCGGCTCTTGCCGCTCGTCGCCAAGGCGTACGCGGTGGACTTCGCGCTGGAGTACCTGGTGGACCGCTACGTCCACCGCACGGAAGACGACGCGCGCGAAATCGAGGCGCTCGCCGCGGGCCTCAAGGCCTACGCGTCGTGGAACGCCACCGCCACCATCCAGGAGTGCCGCGAGGCGTGCGGGGGCCAGGGCTACCTCACCGCGAACCGGTTCGCGTCACTCAAGGCGGATACGGACGTGTTCACGACCTTCGAGGGCGACAACACCGTGCTCATGCAGCTGGTCGCCAAGGGCCTGCTCACGGGCTACCGCCAGCGCTTCGAGGACGACCGCGTCTTCGCGGTGCTCCGCCTCATCGTGGATCAGGCCGCCACGGTGTTCACGGACCGCAACCCCATCGCCGGCCGGCGCACGGACACCGACCACCTGCGCGACAGTGACTTCCAGCTGCGCGCCCTGCGCTTCCGCGAGGAGGCGCTGCTCGCGTCGGTGTCCAAGCGCATCCGCAAGCGCCTCACCGCGGGCGTGGAGGCCTTCGAGGCCTTCAACCAGGTGCAGGCGCACCTGCTGGCCCTGGCGCACGCGAGCGTGGAGCGCATCGTGCTGGAGCAGTTCCTGCGCGGCGTGGCGGACGTGAAGGACGAAGCGCTCAAGCCGGTGCTGGGGCGCATGGCGGACCTCTTCGGCCTGTCCTGCCTGGAGTCCGCCAGCGGCTGGTTCCTGGAGCACGGCTGGCTCACGGCCCCCAAGGCCCAGGCCATCCGCAAGGAGCGCGTGAAGCTGTGCGAGGAGCTGCGGCCGGATGCCGTGGGGCTGGTGGACGCGTTCGGGATTCCCGACACCTGCCTGGCGGCGCCCATCGGCCTGGGGCGGCTGGCGCCCGGCGGTGAACGGTTCGACGACACGGCGGCTGACAGCGCCCGTGCGGGCCCGGCAGATTCCCGCGCGTCATGA
- a CDS encoding ester cyclase — MRTCASWVVLGLVGLTGCATVSPAERARQMGESNKERARLFTEEIYNQKRLERLPEYIAADYVDRSEGAPQDLRGPEVVRTQAEAGFTLFPDLRFELLHVMAEDDWVMVRWRATGTDTQGPPTADGKSRPLTFHGDSLYRLREGRLVESWDLTDRLDPLLQRGFKVVPPES, encoded by the coding sequence ATGAGGACCTGTGCGTCGTGGGTGGTGTTGGGGCTCGTGGGGCTCACCGGTTGCGCGACGGTGTCCCCGGCGGAACGGGCCCGTCAGATGGGCGAATCCAACAAGGAACGCGCCCGCCTGTTCACCGAGGAGATCTACAACCAGAAGCGCCTGGAGCGCCTCCCGGAGTACATCGCGGCCGACTACGTGGACCGCTCCGAGGGCGCCCCCCAGGACCTCCGCGGCCCGGAGGTGGTGCGCACCCAGGCGGAAGCCGGGTTCACCCTCTTCCCGGACCTGAGGTTCGAACTGCTCCACGTGATGGCGGAGGACGACTGGGTGATGGTGCGCTGGCGCGCGACGGGCACGGACACCCAGGGCCCGCCCACCGCGGACGGCAAGTCCCGCCCGCTCACGTTCCACGGGGACTCGCTGTACCGGCTGCGTGAGGGCCGGCTGGTGGAGTCGTGGGACCTCACGGACCGGCTGGATCCGCTGCTCCAGCGCGGGTTCAAGGTCGTGCCGCCCGAATCCTGA